CACTGACAGTGGAGCTTTGTATGTGCAGGTGACTTGGAGGACTAGGCAGTAGAGAGGGTCAAACCTACAAGCAGCTTTGTGGAATTACAGCATGGAAGAAAATGACCAGAATCACAGGGAAGTGGAGcaacagcatcagcagcagcaagaGTCAGGAGATGAGTCCAACAGGGGGATCCTGCCATTGCTCCAAGCTCCAGGGAATCACCAGCCCCATCACAGGATCACAAACTTCTTTATTGATAATATTCTGCGGCCAGAGTTTGGAAGGAGAAAGGAAGGAGCTGTCCAGCAGGATGAACTCTTCTCGGGCAGGGACAGTGTGGTGGCACGGTCTGGAGCAGAGACTGGGCAGCACAGGAGCAGCactggggtcacagagggagaaGGGGCATCCAAAGCAATGACTGGAGATAAGAAAATTGATGTGGGCATAGAAGGACCCCTCAAACCCAGAAGCTTGAGTGGAGACCATTCCTTGAGCTCAGACTCTGATAGTTCTCAAGCCAGCTCAACCAATAAAAAGCAGCCCATGCTATGGCCAGCCTGGGTCTACTGCACCAGGTACTCAGATAGACCTTCATCAGGTAAGGGGC
This sequence is a window from Bufo gargarizans isolate SCDJY-AF-19 chromosome 5, ASM1485885v1, whole genome shotgun sequence. Protein-coding genes within it:
- the EN2 gene encoding homeobox protein engrailed-2 — its product is MEENDQNHREVEQQHQQQQESGDESNRGILPLLQAPGNHQPHHRITNFFIDNILRPEFGRRKEGAVQQDELFSGRDSVVARSGAETGQHRSSTGVTEGEGASKAMTGDKKIDVGIEGPLKPRSLSGDHSLSSDSDSSQASSTNKKQPMLWPAWVYCTRYSDRPSSGPRSRKPKKKTVSKEDKRPRTAFTAEQLQRLKAEFQTNRYLTEQRRQSLAQELNLNESQIKIWFQNKRAKIKKATGNKNALALHLMAQGLYNHSTTSKDSKSDSE